In one window of Solanum pennellii chromosome 2, SPENNV200 DNA:
- the LOC107011186 gene encoding CBS domain-containing protein CBSX1, chloroplastic-like isoform X1 — MASISPSGSCLHRTPVAFHRQLPCLLLSLPGHILATSTKFYLPLRLSDSRDTFRLASANTLTANSVPPRNGVYTVGDFMTRKEELHVVKPTTSVDEALEALVEHRITGFPVIDDNWKLVSSDLQSLPSMCETTYLKVGLVSDYDLLALDSVSGTGTADAGIFPEVDSNWKTFNEVQKLLGKTKGKVVGDLMTPAPLVVRESTNLEDAARLLLKTKYRRLPVVDGKGKLVGIITRGNVVRAALQIKRATEMED; from the exons ATGGCATCCATATCACCCTCTGGAAGCTGTCTCCACCGCACACCCGTCGCATTCCACCGTCAGCTGCCTTGCTTGCTCTTATCTCTACCCGGCCACATACTTGCTACTTCCACTAAATTTTACCTTCCTCTACGTCTTTCGGACTCTCGAGATACCTTTCGCCTTGCTTCAGCCAACACTTTGACGGCCAATTCTGTACCG CCCAGAAATGGTGTGTATACGGTCGGTGATTTCATGACCAGGAAAGAGGAGTTACATGTGGTAAAGCCCACAACATCCGTAGATGAAG CATTGGAAGCTCTAGTGGAACACAGGATCACTGGTTTCCCTGTGATTGATGATAACTGGAAACTAGTAAGTTCTGATTTGCAAT CTCTTCCGAGCATGTGTGAAACTACATATCTaaag GTTGGTCTTGTTTCTGACTATGATCTATTAGCGCTCGACTCTGTATCAG GTACAGGAACAGCTGATGCAGGCATATTTCCTGAAGTAGACAGCAACTGGAaa ACATTCAATGAGGTTCAAAAGTTGCTTGGCAAGACCAAAGGGAAAGTGGTTGGTGATCTGATGACACCTGCTCCTTTAGTAGTTCGTGAATCTACCAATCTTGAAGATGCAGCAAG ACTTCTACTCAAAACAAAATATCGTCGGCTTCCTGTGGTAGATGGTAAGGGTAAGCTG GTGGGAATAATAACAAGAGGAAACGTTGTAAGGGCCGCCCTTCAAATAAAGCGGGCTACAGAAATGGAAGATTGA
- the LOC107011186 gene encoding CBS domain-containing protein CBSX1, chloroplastic-like isoform X2 has translation MASISPSGSCLHRTPVAFHRQLPCLLLSLPGHILATSTKFYLPLRLSDSRDTFRLASANTLTANSVPPRNGVYTVGDFMTRKEELHVVKPTTSVDEALEALVEHRITGFPVIDDNWKLFPAYVALPSMCETTYLKVGLVSDYDLLALDSVSGTGTADAGIFPEVDSNWKTFNEVQKLLGKTKGKVVGDLMTPAPLVVRESTNLEDAARLLLKTKYRRLPVVDGKGKLVGIITRGNVVRAALQIKRATEMED, from the exons ATGGCATCCATATCACCCTCTGGAAGCTGTCTCCACCGCACACCCGTCGCATTCCACCGTCAGCTGCCTTGCTTGCTCTTATCTCTACCCGGCCACATACTTGCTACTTCCACTAAATTTTACCTTCCTCTACGTCTTTCGGACTCTCGAGATACCTTTCGCCTTGCTTCAGCCAACACTTTGACGGCCAATTCTGTACCG CCCAGAAATGGTGTGTATACGGTCGGTGATTTCATGACCAGGAAAGAGGAGTTACATGTGGTAAAGCCCACAACATCCGTAGATGAAG CATTGGAAGCTCTAGTGGAACACAGGATCACTGGTTTCCCTGTGATTGATGATAACTGGAAACTA TTTCCTGCTTATGTAGCTCTTCCGAGCATGTGTGAAACTACATATCTaaag GTTGGTCTTGTTTCTGACTATGATCTATTAGCGCTCGACTCTGTATCAG GTACAGGAACAGCTGATGCAGGCATATTTCCTGAAGTAGACAGCAACTGGAaa ACATTCAATGAGGTTCAAAAGTTGCTTGGCAAGACCAAAGGGAAAGTGGTTGGTGATCTGATGACACCTGCTCCTTTAGTAGTTCGTGAATCTACCAATCTTGAAGATGCAGCAAG ACTTCTACTCAAAACAAAATATCGTCGGCTTCCTGTGGTAGATGGTAAGGGTAAGCTG GTGGGAATAATAACAAGAGGAAACGTTGTAAGGGCCGCCCTTCAAATAAAGCGGGCTACAGAAATGGAAGATTGA
- the LOC107011186 gene encoding CBS domain-containing protein CBSX1, chloroplastic-like isoform X3 has translation MASISPSGSCLHRTPVAFHRQLPCLLLSLPGHILATSTKFYLPLRLSDSRDTFRLASANTLTANSPRNGVYTVGDFMTRKEELHVVKPTTSVDEALEALVEHRITGFPVIDDNWKLVSSDLQSLPSMCETTYLKVGLVSDYDLLALDSVSGTGTADAGIFPEVDSNWKTFNEVQKLLGKTKGKVVGDLMTPAPLVVRESTNLEDAARLLLKTKYRRLPVVDGKGKLVGIITRGNVVRAALQIKRATEMED, from the exons ATGGCATCCATATCACCCTCTGGAAGCTGTCTCCACCGCACACCCGTCGCATTCCACCGTCAGCTGCCTTGCTTGCTCTTATCTCTACCCGGCCACATACTTGCTACTTCCACTAAATTTTACCTTCCTCTACGTCTTTCGGACTCTCGAGATACCTTTCGCCTTGCTTCAGCCAACACTTTGACGGCCAATTCT CCCAGAAATGGTGTGTATACGGTCGGTGATTTCATGACCAGGAAAGAGGAGTTACATGTGGTAAAGCCCACAACATCCGTAGATGAAG CATTGGAAGCTCTAGTGGAACACAGGATCACTGGTTTCCCTGTGATTGATGATAACTGGAAACTAGTAAGTTCTGATTTGCAAT CTCTTCCGAGCATGTGTGAAACTACATATCTaaag GTTGGTCTTGTTTCTGACTATGATCTATTAGCGCTCGACTCTGTATCAG GTACAGGAACAGCTGATGCAGGCATATTTCCTGAAGTAGACAGCAACTGGAaa ACATTCAATGAGGTTCAAAAGTTGCTTGGCAAGACCAAAGGGAAAGTGGTTGGTGATCTGATGACACCTGCTCCTTTAGTAGTTCGTGAATCTACCAATCTTGAAGATGCAGCAAG ACTTCTACTCAAAACAAAATATCGTCGGCTTCCTGTGGTAGATGGTAAGGGTAAGCTG GTGGGAATAATAACAAGAGGAAACGTTGTAAGGGCCGCCCTTCAAATAAAGCGGGCTACAGAAATGGAAGATTGA
- the LOC107011186 gene encoding CBS domain-containing protein CBSX1, chloroplastic-like isoform X5: MASISPSGSCLHRTPVAFHRQLPCLLLSLPGHILATSTKFYLPLRLSDSRDTFRLASANTLTANSPRNGVYTVGDFMTRKEELHVVKPTTSVDEALEALVEHRITGFPVIDDNWKLVGLVSDYDLLALDSVSGTGTADAGIFPEVDSNWKTFNEVQKLLGKTKGKVVGDLMTPAPLVVRESTNLEDAARLLLKTKYRRLPVVDGKGKLVGIITRGNVVRAALQIKRATEMED, from the exons ATGGCATCCATATCACCCTCTGGAAGCTGTCTCCACCGCACACCCGTCGCATTCCACCGTCAGCTGCCTTGCTTGCTCTTATCTCTACCCGGCCACATACTTGCTACTTCCACTAAATTTTACCTTCCTCTACGTCTTTCGGACTCTCGAGATACCTTTCGCCTTGCTTCAGCCAACACTTTGACGGCCAATTCT CCCAGAAATGGTGTGTATACGGTCGGTGATTTCATGACCAGGAAAGAGGAGTTACATGTGGTAAAGCCCACAACATCCGTAGATGAAG CATTGGAAGCTCTAGTGGAACACAGGATCACTGGTTTCCCTGTGATTGATGATAACTGGAAACTA GTTGGTCTTGTTTCTGACTATGATCTATTAGCGCTCGACTCTGTATCAG GTACAGGAACAGCTGATGCAGGCATATTTCCTGAAGTAGACAGCAACTGGAaa ACATTCAATGAGGTTCAAAAGTTGCTTGGCAAGACCAAAGGGAAAGTGGTTGGTGATCTGATGACACCTGCTCCTTTAGTAGTTCGTGAATCTACCAATCTTGAAGATGCAGCAAG ACTTCTACTCAAAACAAAATATCGTCGGCTTCCTGTGGTAGATGGTAAGGGTAAGCTG GTGGGAATAATAACAAGAGGAAACGTTGTAAGGGCCGCCCTTCAAATAAAGCGGGCTACAGAAATGGAAGATTGA
- the LOC107011186 gene encoding CBS domain-containing protein CBSX1, chloroplastic-like isoform X4, giving the protein MASISPSGSCLHRTPVAFHRQLPCLLLSLPGHILATSTKFYLPLRLSDSRDTFRLASANTLTANSVPPRNGVYTVGDFMTRKEELHVVKPTTSVDEALEALVEHRITGFPVIDDNWKLVGLVSDYDLLALDSVSGTGTADAGIFPEVDSNWKTFNEVQKLLGKTKGKVVGDLMTPAPLVVRESTNLEDAARLLLKTKYRRLPVVDGKGKLVGIITRGNVVRAALQIKRATEMED; this is encoded by the exons ATGGCATCCATATCACCCTCTGGAAGCTGTCTCCACCGCACACCCGTCGCATTCCACCGTCAGCTGCCTTGCTTGCTCTTATCTCTACCCGGCCACATACTTGCTACTTCCACTAAATTTTACCTTCCTCTACGTCTTTCGGACTCTCGAGATACCTTTCGCCTTGCTTCAGCCAACACTTTGACGGCCAATTCTGTACCG CCCAGAAATGGTGTGTATACGGTCGGTGATTTCATGACCAGGAAAGAGGAGTTACATGTGGTAAAGCCCACAACATCCGTAGATGAAG CATTGGAAGCTCTAGTGGAACACAGGATCACTGGTTTCCCTGTGATTGATGATAACTGGAAACTA GTTGGTCTTGTTTCTGACTATGATCTATTAGCGCTCGACTCTGTATCAG GTACAGGAACAGCTGATGCAGGCATATTTCCTGAAGTAGACAGCAACTGGAaa ACATTCAATGAGGTTCAAAAGTTGCTTGGCAAGACCAAAGGGAAAGTGGTTGGTGATCTGATGACACCTGCTCCTTTAGTAGTTCGTGAATCTACCAATCTTGAAGATGCAGCAAG ACTTCTACTCAAAACAAAATATCGTCGGCTTCCTGTGGTAGATGGTAAGGGTAAGCTG GTGGGAATAATAACAAGAGGAAACGTTGTAAGGGCCGCCCTTCAAATAAAGCGGGCTACAGAAATGGAAGATTGA
- the LOC107011187 gene encoding ethylene-responsive transcription factor RAP2-10, translating to MEIGGGGQSGVAANSGVCCGGKRKNEKPYKGIRMRKWGKWVAEIREPNKRSRIWLGSYSTPVAAARAYDTAVYYLRGPSARLNFPELLVGDGGLNDLSAASIRKKAIEVGAQVDAVQNSLATHHNHTEEKVHSETASPSELKPCWFQEKPDLNLKPEPEDPEVDYW from the coding sequence ATGGAGATAGGTGGTGGGGGTCAAAGTGGAGTTGCTGCAAATTCAGGGGTTTGTTGTGGTGGGAAGAGAAAGAACGAAAAGCCCTATAAAGGGATTCGTATGAGGAAGTGGGGAAAATGGGTTGCAGAAATTAGAGAACCCAACAAGCGTTCGAGGATTTGGTTGGGTTCGTATTCAACGCCGGTGGCTGCGGCGCGGGCTTATGATACGGCGGTCTATTATCTAAGAGGCCCTTCGGCCCGATTGAATTTTCCTGAGTTGTTAGTTGGTGATGGTGGGCTTAATGATTTGTCTGCTGCTTCGATTCGTAAAAAAGCCATAGAAGTTGGTGCTCAAGTAGATGCTGTACAGAACTCGCTTGCAACCCATCATAACCATACAGAGGAAAAGGTGCACTCTGAGACGGCAAGCCCCTCAGAATTGAAGCCTTGTTGGTTTCAAGAGAAGCCCGATTTAAACTTGAAGCCCGAGCCCGAAGATCCAGAAGTGGATTACTGGTAA